A window from Caloranaerobacter ferrireducens encodes these proteins:
- a CDS encoding carboxypeptidase-like regulatory domain-containing protein, translated as MSELYKLTQSQLGEIQDIGQEIRLDVQLDVNPYLDTGSITGTVTDPNGDPIEGALVKVLDKDHNPLYHTLTDAYGKYDISNIIPASELHVYAIKQGYLLAETQAIAIAAGQTVALDIVMQPDPDASNSAIAGHVVDIDDNPVSNLQATLIRMENDQEIVVVSTITNEYGQYAFVNLPIGNYFVRLSGLGYKTTDVEIQITQPGSITRLQTTIQIAPEQSKGTINGIIKDSQGNPIEGAVVILYEVTGDPENPTLIPIRYTKTIAGGVYLFGDVPQGKYIVKANKEQ; from the coding sequence ATGTCTGAATTATATAAACTAACACAATCTCAATTAGGGGAAATTCAAGATATAGGTCAAGAGATACGTTTAGACGTTCAGCTTGATGTAAATCCGTATTTAGATACAGGTTCAATAACAGGTACTGTTACAGATCCTAATGGAGACCCTATTGAAGGCGCTTTAGTAAAAGTATTAGATAAAGACCATAACCCTTTGTATCACACATTAACGGATGCGTATGGAAAATATGATATTTCGAATATAATCCCAGCATCTGAATTGCATGTGTATGCAATAAAACAAGGATATCTATTAGCTGAAACACAGGCAATTGCTATAGCAGCAGGGCAAACAGTAGCATTAGATATAGTAATGCAGCCAGATCCAGATGCAAGTAACTCAGCTATTGCTGGACACGTAGTTGATATAGATGATAATCCGGTGTCTAACCTTCAAGCAACATTAATTAGGATGGAAAATGATCAGGAAATTGTCGTAGTATCAACTATAACAAATGAATATGGACAGTATGCATTTGTAAATTTACCAATTGGAAATTATTTTGTTCGTTTATCAGGATTAGGATATAAAACTACAGATGTAGAAATTCAGATAACTCAACCTGGTTCAATAACTAGATTGCAAACTACAATTCAAATTGCACCTGAACAATCTAAAGGAACTATTAATGGAATTATAAAAGATTCGCAAGGCAATCCAATTGAGGGGGCTGTAGTTATTCTTTACGAAGTAACTGGAGATCCAGAAAATCCAACGTTAATTCCTATAAGATATACAAAGACTATAGCTGGTGGAGTATATTTGTTTGGAGATGTTCCTCAAGGTAAATATATAGTGAAAGCAAATAAAGAACAATAA
- a CDS encoding sodium ion-translocating decarboxylase subunit beta — MFLDILQQFWTSTGFSALTIKEVIMLVIASTLLYLAIKKGYEPYLLIPIAFGMLLTNLPLGGLMAEPVKELVKDPVTGKMVYKTKEVGGLLYYLYQGTKLGIYPPIIFLCVGAMTDFGPLIANPRSLLLGAAAQFGIFFTFIGAIFLGFTGPEAASIGIIGGADGPTALYLTTRLAPHLLGAIAVAAYSYMALVPIIQPPIMRALTTEKERKVKMQQLRPVSKKEKIIFPIVVATFSILLLPSSAPLLGMLMFGNLIRESGVVERLSNTAQNALSNIITIFLGLTVGATAKAESFLDITTIKIIVLGLIAFSIGTAAGVIFGKIMYKVSGGKVNPLIGAAGVSAVPMAARVVQKVGQKENPANFLLMHAMGPNVAGVIGSAIAAGVLLMFFGG; from the coding sequence ATGTTTTTAGATATATTGCAACAGTTTTGGACAAGTACAGGTTTTTCCGCATTAACTATAAAGGAAGTTATAATGCTTGTAATTGCCTCCACACTTCTTTATTTGGCGATTAAAAAAGGATACGAGCCGTATTTATTAATACCAATTGCTTTTGGTATGTTGCTTACTAATTTACCATTAGGTGGCCTTATGGCTGAACCTGTAAAAGAGTTAGTAAAAGATCCTGTAACAGGTAAAATGGTCTATAAAACTAAAGAAGTAGGAGGACTATTATATTACCTATATCAGGGAACAAAGTTAGGGATTTATCCTCCAATTATTTTCTTATGTGTAGGTGCGATGACTGATTTTGGTCCATTGATTGCTAATCCTAGAAGTTTACTTTTAGGAGCAGCTGCACAATTTGGTATATTCTTTACTTTTATTGGCGCTATATTTTTAGGATTCACAGGACCTGAAGCTGCATCTATAGGTATAATTGGAGGAGCGGATGGACCTACTGCATTATATTTAACAACTAGATTAGCACCTCATCTATTAGGTGCTATAGCCGTGGCTGCCTATTCTTACATGGCATTAGTTCCAATTATACAGCCACCAATAATGAGAGCACTTACAACTGAAAAAGAGAGAAAAGTTAAAATGCAGCAGCTAAGACCAGTTTCAAAAAAGGAAAAGATTATTTTCCCTATAGTTGTTGCTACATTCAGTATATTATTATTACCATCATCAGCACCACTTCTTGGGATGCTTATGTTTGGTAATTTAATTAGAGAATCAGGTGTAGTTGAAAGACTTTCAAATACTGCACAAAATGCACTATCTAATATAATTACAATTTTCCTAGGATTAACAGTTGGTGCTACAGCTAAAGCTGAGTCATTTCTTGATATAACAACAATTAAGATAATTGTATTAGGGCTAATAGCTTTTTCAATAGGAACAGCAGCAGGGGTTATATTTGGAAAGATTATGTATAAAGTTTCTGGAGGCAAAGTAAATCCATTAATAGGTGCCGCAGGAGTGTCTGCAGTTCCTATGGCAGCTAGAGTTGTACAAAAGGTAGGACAAAAGGAAAATCCAGCTAACTTCCTTTTAATGCATGCTATGGGACCAAACGTTGCGGGAGTTATTGGTTCTGCAATAGCAGCAGGAGTATTGTTAATGTTCTTTGGAGGTTAA
- a CDS encoding biotin/lipoyl-containing protein: MKKYIITVNGKKYEVEVEEVRQGASERVSAPVVDKPVVKTPEKEIKREPKAEPKKEVEAKPVPQGAETVEAPMPGTILDIKVKEGDNVKSGQVLVILEAMKMENEIVAPRDGKVVSINTTKGASVNAGDALVSLE; the protein is encoded by the coding sequence ATGAAAAAATATATAATTACAGTTAATGGAAAGAAATATGAGGTTGAGGTTGAAGAAGTAAGACAGGGAGCATCAGAGAGAGTGAGTGCACCTGTTGTTGATAAACCTGTTGTTAAAACACCAGAAAAGGAAATAAAAAGAGAACCAAAAGCTGAACCTAAAAAAGAAGTAGAAGCAAAACCAGTTCCACAAGGAGCTGAAACAGTAGAAGCTCCAATGCCAGGAACTATATTAGATATAAAAGTTAAAGAAGGAGATAATGTTAAGAGTGGTCAAGTTTTAGTAATACTTGAAGCTATGAAAATGGAAAATGAAATAGTAGCACCAAGAGATGGTAAAGTAGTTAGTATAAATACAACTAAAGGTGCTTCTGTAAATGCAGGTGATGCATTAGTATCACTTGAATAA
- a CDS encoding OadG family protein, translated as MLGDKVTLSQALIVTVFSMGIVFLALLIISYIIDGFRFIFYKDNKKVDKEQKKDIKPEKSVPKETINEEDDEELIAVITAAIAASISRPASEIKVRNIRRIPTKTPIWARAGRLKQMN; from the coding sequence TTGCTAGGAGATAAGGTTACTTTAAGTCAAGCTTTGATAGTTACAGTATTTAGTATGGGTATAGTTTTCTTGGCACTACTTATTATTTCTTATATTATAGATGGATTTAGATTTATCTTTTATAAAGATAATAAAAAGGTAGATAAAGAGCAAAAAAAAGATATTAAACCTGAAAAAAGTGTGCCAAAAGAAACTATTAATGAAGAAGATGATGAAGAGCTAATAGCAGTTATAACAGCTGCTATTGCAGCAAGTATCTCTAGGCCAGCTTCTGAAATTAAGGTGAGAAATATAAGAAGAATACCTACAAAAACACCGATTTGGGCTAGAGCTGGCAGACTTAAGCAGATGAATTAA